The sequence CAGTAAGTGTAGTTGCCCATGTAAACATTGTGGTAATAAGGTTTTTCTTAAACCTAAACGTATAAAAGCCCATATAACTAGATATGGGTTTGAACCCTCTTATACCATATGGCGGCATCACGGTGAACTACCACAACCACCCGAAGTACACAACACAACGGACCCTCTAAGAAATTTCTTGCACGATATTCAGTTGGAGGAAGTTCCTAATTTTGAGGAGGAAGGTCCGAATGACGATGAGACTATGAATGACACGACCGCAACTGCTCTTGATGATTTAATTGACTCTACCCAAACCGAGCTATATCCCGGTAGCAAGTTGTCCTCATTAGAGTTTTTAGCCAAGTTAACACACATTAAGGTCTTGAACAAATGGACGAATACTTCATTCGACCAATTGTTAGAATTACTCATACAATCACATCCCCCAAATAACATGATTCTGAAATCATTTTACGAAACTAAGAAGTGGACGAGAAAGATCAGTTTAGGGTATCAAGCGATACATGCTTGTAAGAATGATTGTTGTTTATTTTATAAAGAATACCAGGATTTGGAAAACTGTCCATTATGTAATGAGAGTAGATGTAAAGATGAACGTACAACGGGGAAAAAAGTTCCTAATTTAGTTTTGCGTTATTTTCCAATAACTCCAAGACTAAAACGTTTGTACAGTTCCAGATACACTGCAAAGGATATGACTTGGCATGCTACTGGGCAGTGCAATGAAGAGGGTAAGATGCGTCATCCGGTAGATGGTCGAGCTTGGAAAGAAATTGACAAAAGATATCCGGATTTTGCACGTGAAAACAGAAACGTTCGACTAGGGTTGGCTGCTGATGGTTTCAATCCATTCGACAACATGAATAATCCTTACAGCATGTGGCCAGTCATATTGACAACGTACAATACGCCGCCGTGGATATGTATGAAAGAAAGTTCTCTCATGTTGACTCTGTTAATTCCTGGTCCTAAATCACCTGGAAAAGATTTGATGTTTACTTGAGGCCTTTAGTTGATGAACTGAAGATTTTATGGTCCAAAGGGGTTGTTACACATGACTCAGTTACAAACACGTATTTTCAAATGAAAGCAATGCTTATTTGGACCATAAACGATTATCCTGCCCATAGTATTTTGTTCGGTTGGAGTGGCCAAGGCTATAAAGCATGCCCTACATGTAACGAGGACACTCCTGCTATGCGTGTGAAAAACAAAATTGTTTTTGTCAGTCACAGACCGAACCTTGAATCAAATCACCCATACAGAGAAAGCTTAGAATTCAATGGTAAGGTTGATCATA comes from Rutidosis leptorrhynchoides isolate AG116_Rl617_1_P2 chromosome 4, CSIRO_AGI_Rlap_v1, whole genome shotgun sequence and encodes:
- the LOC139841350 gene encoding uncharacterized protein, whose translation is MTIDKRWTTIRHTFNLDFIKGLNAFIERCKNNLNSHSKCSCPCKHCGNKVFLKPKRIKAHITRYGFEPSYTIWRHHGELPQPPEVHNTTDPLRNFLHDIQLEEVPNFEEEGPNDDETMNDTTATALDDLIDSTQTELYPGSKLSSLEFLAKLTHIKVLNKWTNTSFDQLLELLIQSHPPNNMILKSFYETKKWTRKISLGYQAIHACKNDCCLFYKEYQDLENCPLCNESRCKDERTTGKKVPNLVLRYFPITPRLKRLYSSRYTAKDMTWHATGQCNEEGKMRHPVDGRAWKEIDKRYPDFARENRNVRLGLAADGFNPFDNMNNPYSMWPVILTTYNTPPWICMKESSLMLTLLIPGPKSPGKDLMFT